From a single Candidatus Poribacteria bacterium genomic region:
- a CDS encoding type II toxin-antitoxin system HicB family antitoxin yields MKTQTFTASIWREDNWFIAQCLEVDIASQGESEEAALDNLTEALELYFESPQPSLKPVIRRFEAKISAA; encoded by the coding sequence ATGAAAACTCAAACGTTTACAGCGAGTATCTGGCGAGAAGATAACTGGTTTATTGCCCAATGTTTAGAGGTTGATATTGCAAGTCAAGGTGAAAGTGAAGAAGCGGCTTTGGACAATCTAACAGAAGCATTGGAACTTTACTTCGAGTCACCTCAACCGAGTTTGAAACCAGTAATCCGGAGATTTGAGGCAAAAATCAGTGCCGCTTAG
- a CDS encoding type II toxin-antitoxin system HicA family toxin: MPLRPLSYRQVKRKLEKAGFTIASQRGSHIKFVRYNSDGVQTAIVPYHREISVGLLRSILRQAGLTPNEFDKL; the protein is encoded by the coding sequence GTGCCGCTTAGACCACTCTCGTATCGTCAAGTCAAACGTAAACTGGAGAAGGCAGGATTCACAATAGCGAGTCAGCGGGGCAGTCATATAAAATTTGTCCGATACAACAGCGATGGGGTTCAGACAGCGATTGTCCCATATCATCGCGAAATTTCGGTTGGTCTGCTGCGAAGCATTTTGCGCCAAGCAGGATTAACGCCAAACGAGTTTGACAAACTTTAA